In Euwallacea fornicatus isolate EFF26 chromosome 2, ASM4011564v1, whole genome shotgun sequence, one genomic interval encodes:
- the LOC136345106 gene encoding uncharacterized protein isoform X1, which produces MVLFLIYRVTCVKMEIFIAFLVVLGPIVPFSEGVDTCFVDTPKAFYIKDIFYGDIFKATVLDKTELKGFNITKNTAGLNDKDLLSYFNLNMKDNVLIMSTADPYKNFAKLAYSDSDVAIISTTIFLTCSGESNDEFMSIIIADSFSHLPVFDQNSYEYGVAMPIMPTLDITYYGTKIQVSEDNFSNKDITFSIDPDDFTIDSVKISDKIFNASFSANKVLQFSENQTYILTATNSIGNSSSVPLIIYADEDSGLDSPLFQKAHYSFEYSDGDLKPKDGVIKVNSIKLNESNYNIEGDNKENFKLTFNNNTGEFPLELMDSFPSTLKGRMVLDLKFTTDATTSTVLLINIAEVVPTFSNGYYDGIYNPDSNAIEWDVIPNVSKAVSLTVDENVKTLFTVNQTDYTITPTSKLTAENFDGNGNIIFTLKAHSSTANEAEAVVVVSLQSDAETELQFADPYYEGSYGTNSKVTLNSQFTFKDLTDLTGIEISVDAPYNDNFDIELKDDKWTVKVIKKLSKDVLNDNTHLLVPITGTKSGLDGSAKAVLMLDLPEKVVIQFSELYYTGTYLQDDEKDSVHLDKAIKITGIDGEDAVFAVEGYENYLNLSCSSDTCKIDVIQKFDDSILTNANYLTMTIKATYEDLTNQAVLVLDLPVTNKSDAQIEFKNIHYSAQYNIDSKTGKGSVDLNDGPIEFENSDNLSVDFQFEADYKNNFDLTCTVETSTCEISVKKELENSTLAKSGPLIITITATASQEKLTSQTVLVLDLPSNEDTDAQIEFKNIHYSAQYNIDSKTGKGSVDLNDGPIEFENSDNLSVDFQFEADYKNNFDLTCTVETSTCEISVKKELENSTLAKSGPLIITITATASQEKLTSQTVLVLDLPSNEDTDAQIEFKNIHYSAQYNIDSKTGKGSVDLNDGPIEFENSDNLSVDFQFEADYKNNFDLTCTVETSTCEISVKKELENSTLAKSGPLIITITATASQEKLTSQTVLVLDLPSNEDTDAQIEFKNIHYSAQYNIDSKTGKGSVDLNDGPIEFENSDNLSVDFQFEADYKNNFDLTCTVETSTCEISVKKELENSTLAKSGPLIITITATASQEKLTSQTVLVLDLPSNEDTDAQIEFKNIHYSAQYNIDSKTGKGSVDLNDGPIEFENSDNLSVDFQFEADYKNNFDLTCTVETSTCEISVKKELENSTLAKSGPLIITITATASQEKLTSQTVLVLDLPSNEDTDAQIEFKNIHYSAQYNIDSKTGKGSVDLNDGPIEFENSDNLSVDFQFEADYKNNFDLTCTVETSTCEISVKKELENSTLAKSGPLIITITATASQEKLTSQMVLVLDLPSNEDTDAQIEFKNVHYSAQYNVDSKTGKDSVDLNDGPIEFDNSDNLSVDFEFEADFKNNFNLSCNAKTSKCAISVINNLESSILAKKRQLAITIKAAASAGKLTSQTVLILDLPTTDDPNAELTFEYLHYAAQYILDPKTGKAWVNLTENPIKLNVVGDLDVDYEFEGFKDNFNLSCIESICNVVITKELENATLASFSQLVLTVTAAASAGQITSRTVLILELPVSEVDDAQIEFEKTHYAAQYVLESGKYVVNLTEGDIKLNNKDNLIVDVDFEDYDNNFKLKFNEDSSSYYIEVITELSDINSTQLILTATATAKNGELTAHTVIILDLPITENILSFKKSYYSAFYISNSLKLIDTIIVQSEDFSNLQFSFEDYDDNFKVEPLSKQGQYNVTMKDQLNQSLLEQAAEIYVVLVVTDSKSKLEASTVLTIKLPLYWNHVFEDDHYDAEYLKDESSDSDKVNVNRKIKIVDPEFSQLSVLGYEENFVISCNSTTLECSLSLVKNLNSSSLSSEELFLTLVASTMDQFSTGRSILLLKLPLRNSTFEFEKQLYQANYNIQSSEDELATISLVDVISLKGAYVTDVSIVCDDEYSHYFKFELTATGWELQLQKNIEAEVLSGQSQLITSLTASNSELTSFAKAAFIVNFPNETSVAFDKLQYFGDYIGGDSPSVTMEDEIVVSNSENCQIVLESFSEIFEVIQKKTNWLIKPKSKLNSTILSQYSEIYTEMRITKIGVPYGKAVLTIRLPEFNFSKKKYSGSYIVDDENVPKIEVEKIQVTDIDEDYIEVSLSDYSDYFKITSKSGVCTVSVIKLLPSKITNKYGTLVSTLTVSRKLDSRTLATSTLIITLPDTESTESPRFSDFSYYGDYKNSDTPTVELQQFIELAYDNEVVIESVKIDDSSSHYASNFEVKKKDYNTYIVDVVKPLTQEIFDELSTVVLTLVANSTQNEKDYAALVIALPKTVRNASVQVENQEILFNGTYDDGKFSSPQINLEFANNTKDSDVRVIISNDLGIDNKHFHYSYSSSKKLLTIQIDPFSDDLVSDISVIPLKLAITDINTQDTIFAVLNVKIADTNSAMPSNVGLIVAVSILAGLLLLLVVAAFVYWFYKIRKVKYSEMINQEAEAPNKTSLFTKNETKKLHGSFSSASLRRPTGLGIGMVDAIPEDTSTDGVDGTPESSPEVERKVAFDDNVKKIEVDKESSGFKSVANRRPTEFVFGYPLESGVLDNTTYDRRESSDYNVDIAQERRTSLDLPEKKSVAFDENIERMHIDSVEADDSNHEDEEEEDQGPKQHKTEAELYTADEEQLPSQIFKEIF; this is translated from the exons ATGGTTTTGTTCTTGATTTATCGAGTGACATGTGTGAAAATGGAGATTTTTATAGCGTTTTTGGTTGTTTTAGGGCCGATTGTGCCCTTTAGTGAAG gtgTAGACACGTGTTTTGTGGACACTCCAAAGGCTTTTTACATTAAGGACATATTTTATGGAGATATATTTAAAGCAACAGTATTAGATAAAA CTGAATTAAAAGGATTCAACATCACTAAGAACACTGCCGGATTGAATGACAAAGATCTGTTGTCCTACTTCAATCTCAATATGAAAGATAATGTCCTGATTATGTCAACAGCAGATCCCTACAAAAACTTCGCAAAATTGGCTTACAGTGATTCAGATGTTGCTATAATATCAActacgatttttttaacttgcaGTGGAGAATCTAATGATGAG TTTATGTCGATTATAATAGCCGACTCCTTTTCGCACCTACCGGTATTCGACCAAAATTCTTATGAGTATGGAGTGGCAATGCCCATTATGCCCACCCTGGATATCACCTATTACGGAACTAAAATCCAAGTTTCCGAggacaatttttcaaacaaagaCATAACATTCTCAATTGATCCAGACGATTTCACAATTGATTCTGTCAAAATTAgcgataaaatttttaacgcaTCCTTCAGTGCCAATAAAGTACTGCAGTTCAGTGAAAATCAGACTTACATCTTAACAGCAACG AACTCCATAGGAAACTCTTCTTCAGTCCCTTTAATTATTTACGCGGATGAAGATTCTGGTTTAGACAGTCCTCTCTTCCAAAAGGCTCATTACTCGTTTGAGTACTCAGACGGAGACTTAAAGCCCAAAGATGGAGTGATTAAGGTAAATTCCATCAAGTTGAATGAATCAAACTATAACATCGAAGGAG aCAACAAAGAAAACTTTAAGTTAACTTTCAACAACAATACTGGGGAATTCCCTCTAGAGTTGATGGACTCCTTTCCTTCAACTTTGAAAGGCCGAATGGTGCTCGACTTGAAATTCACCACAGATGCAACAACTAGTACTGTGCTGTTGATAAACATTGCAGAAGTGGTACCAACATTTTCCAATGGTTATTACGACGGAATCTACAATCCAGACTCAAACGCCATAGAATGGGATGTAATCCCAAATGTTTCTAAAGCCGTTAGTCTTACCGTAGATGAGA atgtaAAAACCCTCTTCACAGTTAATCAAACCGACTACACAATTACCCCCACAAGTAAATTGACTGCAGAGAACTTTGATGGTAATGGGAACATAATTTTCACCCTAAAGGCCCACTCCTCTACTGCAAACGAAGCTGAAGCTGTAGTGGTTGTTTCCCTGCAAAGCGACGCTGAAACTGAGCTTCAATTTGCAGACCCCTACTACGAAGGTTCATATGGTACAAACTCAAAAGTCACCTTAAATTCGCAATTTACATTCAAGGATTTGACTGATTTAACTGGTATTGAAATCTCTGTAGACGCAC CTTATAACGACAACTTCGATATTGAGTTGAAGGATGATAAATGGACGgtcaaagttattaaaaagttaagtaAGGATGTCCTGAATGACAATACCCATTTGTTGGTTCCGATTACCGGTACCAAGAGTGGATTGGATGGGTCAGCAAAAGCAGTTTTAATGCTGGATTTGCCTGAGAAGGTGGTGATTCAGTTTTCTGAGTTATACTACACTGGAACCTATCTGCAAGACGATGAAAAGGATTCCGTACATTTAGATAAAGCAATTAAGATCACTGGGATTGATGGGGAAGATGCCGTTTTCGCTGTAGAGG GCTATGAAAACTATTTGAATTTGTCCTGCAGCTCCGACACTTGCAAGATAGACgtaatacaaaaatttgatgATTCTATTTTGACTAATGCAAATTATTTGACGATGACCATAAAAGCCACTTATGAAGACTTAACGAACCAGGCGGTTTTAGTTCTGGATTTGCCAGTTACGAACAAAAGTGATGCGCAAATCGAATTCAAAAACATCCATTATTCTGCGCAGTACAATATTGATTCCAAAACGGGCAAAGGCAGTGTCGATTTAAATGACGGACcgattgaatttgaaaattctgataATTTGTCAGTAGATTTCCAGTTTGAAGCAG ACTACAAAAACAACTTTGATTTAACATGCACTGTTGAAACCTCCACGTGTgaaatttctgttaaaaagGAACTGGAAAATTCCACTTTAGCGAAATCAGGTCCGTTGATCATTACAATTACTGCTACAGCTTCTCAGGAAAAATTAACCAGTCAAACGGTTTTGGTTCTGGATTTGCCTTCGAATGAAGACACTGATGCGCAAATCGAATTCAAAAACATCCACTATTCTGCGCAGTACAATATTGATTCCAAAACGGGCAAAGGCAGTGTCGATTTAAATGACGGACcgattgaatttgaaaattctgataATTTGTCAGTAGATTTCCAGTTTGAAGCAG ACTACAAAAACAACTTTGATCTAACATGCACTGTTGAAACCTCCACGTGTgaaatttctgttaaaaagGAACTGGAAAATTCCACTTTAGCGAAATCAGGTCCGTTGATCATTACAATTACTGCTACAGCTTCTCAGGAAAAATTAACCAGTCAAACGGTTTTGGTTCTGGATTTGCCTTCGAATGAAGACACTGATGCGCAAATCGAATTCAAAAACATCCACTATTCTGCGCAGTACAATATTGATTCCAAAACGGGCAAAGGCAGTGTCGATTTAAATGACGGACcgattgaatttgaaaattctgataATTTGTCAGTAGATTTCCAGTTTGAAGCAG ACTACAAAAACAACTTTGATCTAACATGCACTGTTGAAACCTCCACGTGTgaaatttctgttaaaaagGAACTGGAAAATTCCACTTTAGCGAAATCAGGTCCGTTGATCATTACAATTACTGCTACAGCTTCTCAGGAAAAATTAACCAGTCAAACGGTTTTGGTTCTGGATTTGCCTTCGAATGAAGACACTGATGCGCAAATCGAATTCAAAAACATCCACTATTCTGCGCAGTACAATATTGATTCCAAAACGGGCAAAGGCAGTGTCGATTTAAATGACGGACcgattgaatttgaaaattctgataATTTGTCAGTAGATTTCCAGTTTGAAGCAG ACTACAAAAACAACTTTGATCTAACATGCACTGTTGAAACCTCCACGTGTgaaatttctgttaaaaagGAACTGGAAAATTCCACTTTAGCGAAATCAGGTCCGTTGATCATTACAATTACTGCTACAGCTTCTCAGGAAAAATTAACCAGTCAAACGGTTTTGGTTCTGGATTTGCCTTCGAATGAAGACACTGATGCGCAAATCGAATTCAAAAACATCCACTATTCTGCGCAGTACAATATTGATTCCAAAACGGGCAAAGGCAGTGTCGATTTAAATGACGGACcgattgaatttgaaaattctgataATTTGTCAGTAGATTTCCAGTTTGAAGCAG ACTACAAAAACAACTTTGATCTAACATGCACTGTTGAAACCTCCACGTGTgaaatttctgttaaaaagGAACTGGAAAATTCCACTTTAGCGAAATCAGGTCCGTTGATCATTACAATTACTGCTACAGCTTCTCAGGAAAAATTAACCAGTCAAACGGTTTTGGTTCTGGATTTGCCTTCGAATGAAGACACTGATGCGCAAATCGAATTCAAAAACATCCACTATTCTGCGCAGTACAATATTGATTCCAAAACGGGCAAAGGCAGTGTCGATTTAAATGACGGACcgattgaatttgaaaattctgataATTTGTCAGTAGATTTCCAGTTTGAAGCAG ACTACAAAAACAACTTTGATCTAACATGCACTGTTGAAACCTCCACGTGTgaaatttctgttaaaaagGAACTGGAAAATTCCACTTTAGCGAAATCAGGTCCGTTGATCATTACAATTACTGCTACAGCTTCTCAGGAAAAATTAACCAGTCAAATGGTTTTGGTTCTGGATTTGCCTTCGAATGAAGACACTGATGCGCAAATTGAGTTCAAAAACGTCCACTATTCTGCGCAGTATAATGTTGATTCCAAAACGGGCAAAGATAGTGTCGATTTAAATGACGGACCGATTGAATTTGACAATTCTGATAATTTGTCAGTAGATTTCGAGTTTGAAGCAG ActttaaaaacaactttaatcTCTCGTGCAATGCTAAAACTTCGAAATGTGCGATTtctgttataaataatttagaaagCTCGATTTTGGCCAAAAAACGTCAACTGgcaataacaataaaagcTGCAGCTTCTGCAGGCAAATTGACCAGCCAAACTGTCCTTATTTTGGATCTCCCTACCACCGACGACCCTAATGCGGAGCTTACATTCGAATACCTTCATTATGCTGCGCAGTATATTTTAGATCCTAAAACTGGGAAAGCATGGGtaaatttaacagaaaatcCAATCAAACTTAATGTTGTCGGAGATTTAGACGTTGATTACGAATTTGAAG GATTCaaagacaattttaatttatcttgtATCGAATCTATTTGTAATGTAGTTATTACAAAAGAGCTAGAAAATGCCACCTTGGCAAGCTTTAGTCAGTTGGTTCTGACAGTAACAGCTGCAGCGTCAGCAGGCCAAATAACGAGTCGGACGGTGCTGATTTTGGAGTTACCAGTGTCTGAAGTAGATGATGCGCagattgaatttgaaaagacacattATGCTGCGCAGTATGTGTTAGAATCAGGCAAATATGTCGTAAATTTAACTGAAGGAGATATAAAACTGAACAACAAAGATAACTTAATAGTTGATGTAGACTTTGAAG ATTACgacaacaattttaaattgaagttcAATGAAGATTCGTCTTCATATTACATAGAAGTTATAACGGAATTGTCCGATATCAATTCCACCCAGCTTATTTTGACCGCTACAGCTACTGCAAAGAATGGCGAATTGACCGCTCATACGGTGATCATACTGGATCTTCCAATCACGGAAAACATTCTATCTTTCAAGAAAAGCTATTACTCTGCATTTTATATCTCTAACTCCCTGAAACTCATAGACACAATCATCGTACAGAGTGAAGATTTCTCAAATTTGCAGTTTTCGTTTGAGGACTACGATGATAACTTCAAGGTTGAACCCTTATCTAAACAAGGCCAATATAATGTGACAATGAAAGATCAACTGAATCAATCCCTGTTAGAGCAAGCTGCAGAGATTTACGTAGTTCTTGTGGTCACTGATAGTAAATCTAAGCTTGAGGCATCAACAGTTTTGACCATCAAGCTGCCTTTATATTGGAACCATGTTTTCGAGGACGATCATTATGATGCTGAGTATTTGAAAGATGAGTCATCTGATTCAGATAAAGTAAACGTAAATCGAAAGATTAAGATTGTAGACCCTGAATTTAGTCAATTGAGTGTTCTTG GCTATGAGGAGAACTTCGTAATATCCTGTAATTCTACCACCTTAGAATGCTCTCTCAGCCTCGTAAAAAACCTCAACTCTAGTTCTTTAAGTTCAGAGGAGCTTTTCTTAACTCTAGTGGCCTCCACAATGGACCAATTTAGCACAGGAAGATCTATTCTTCTGCTGAAGCTTCCACTCAGGAATTCCACCTTTGAATTTGAGAAACAACTCTATCAAGCCAATTATAACATTCAAAGCTCAGAGGATGAGTTAGCAACCATATCACTGGTAGATGTCATTTCTTTAAAAGGAGCCTATGTCACTGACGTTTCTATAGTGTGTGATGATG AGTATTCTCATTACTTCAAATTTGAGCTCACTGCAACCGGCTGGGAGTTACAGCTTCAAAAGAACATTGAGGCTGAAGTTTTGTCTGGCCAATCTCAACTCATCACCTCACTCACGGCCTCAAACTCTGAACTAACTTCATTTGCGAAGGCAGCTTTTATCgttaattttccaaatgagACATCAGTAGCTTTCGATAAGTTGCAATACTTTGGTGACTACATTGGTGGAGATTCCCCGAGTGTCACTATGGAGGACGAGATCGTTGTTTCAAATTCCGAGAATTGCCAGATAGTCTTGGAAT CCTTCTCTGAAATTTTCGAAGTAATACAGAAGAAAACCAACTGGTTAATTAAACCCAAATCCAAGTTGAATAGTACAATTCTGAGCCAATATTCAGAAATTTACACTGAAATGAGAATTACCAAGATTGGGGTACCTTATGGGAAAGCTGTTTTGACAATAAGGCTGCccgaattcaatttttccaaaaagaaatattcagGCAGTTATATTGTTGACGATGAAAACGTACCGAAGATTGaagtagaaaaaattcaagttacTGACATTGATGAGGACTATATTGAAGTTTCTTTGTCAG ATTACTCTGACTACTTTAAAATCACCTCAAAATCAGGTGTTTGTACAGTATCCGTGATTAAGCTCCTGccttcaaaaataactaataaatatGGTACTTTGGTGTCCACTTTGACAGTTAGTCGTAAATTAGATAGCAGGACTTTGGCCACTTCCACTCTCATAATTACATTGCCAGATACGGAATCTACAGAATCTCCGagattttctgatttttcctACTATGGAGATTACAAAAACTCTGATACACCCACTGTTGAGCTGCAGCAGTTTATCGAATTGGCCTATGATAACGAGGTGGTTATTGAGTCTGTTAAAATCGATGATT CTTCTAGCCATTATGCTTCAAATTTCGAGGTCAAGAAGAAAGACTATAACACCTACATCGTTGACGTTGTGAAGCCTTTGACTCAAGAGATTTTCGATGAATTATCGACTGTGGTTCTCACGTTGGTGGCAAACTCTACTCAAA ACGAGAAGGACTATGCTGCGTTAGTTATAGCCCTTCCAAAGACCGTGAGGAATGCGTCAGTCCAAGTGGAGAatcaagaaattttgttcaacgGCACGTATGATGATGGAAAGTTTTCATCCCCTCAAATCAATTTAGAGTTTGCAAACAACACTAAAGATAGTGATGTTAGAGTGATCATATCAAACG atctCGGTATTGACAACAAACATTTTCACTACTCCTACTCATCATCAAAGAAATTATTGACCATCCAAATAGACCCCTTCTCTGATGATTTAGTCTCCGATATATCGGTAATTCCATTGAAATTGGCCATCACCGATATAAACACACAGGACACAATCTTTGCAGTACTGAACGTGAAAATTGCCGATA CAAATTCAGCAATGCCCTCCAATGTAGGGCTTATAGTGGCAGTATCAATTTTAGCTGGATTACTGCTTTTGTTGGTTGTAGCTGCGTTTGTCTACTGGTTTTACAAAATCAG AAAGGTTAAATACTCAGAAATGATCAATCAAGAAGCCGAAGCACCAAACAAAACTTCATTGTTTACGAagaacgaaacaaaaaaacttcatgGAAG CTTTTCCAGCGCTTCGTTAAGAAGACCCACAGGACTAGGAATAGGGATGGTAGATGCAATACCTGAGGACACTTCTACTGATGGAGTGGATGGGACCCCAGAAAGTTCTCCAGAAGTTGAGCGTAAAGTGGCATTTGATGATAATGTTAAGAAAATTGAGGTTGACAAAGAATCTTCGGg